In Sphingopyxis sp. 113P3, one DNA window encodes the following:
- a CDS encoding TonB-dependent receptor, translating into MAIERYRAWLAATTILPVGVMFGSTASAQDASSMSESVANAAAAATQDDRAGVNDIIVTAQKREQSINRVGLTIQAMGADELQNRGIRGAEDLVRAVPGFTFTPSPYSTPVYTLRGVGLYDSGLASSPSVSVYVDEVPLAFPVMTKGATLDVERVEVLKGPQGTLFGQSSTGGAVNYIAAKPTDTPAAGAYASVNQFGEVDIEAFASGPLSETLRARIAVRTTNGGAWQKSTSRGDKLGDASFLQGRLLLDWQPADRVKLSLNLNAYQDRGDPLAPSLVRIAPMDPALIAPGFATSQPARGPRDADWAKGFPNRDNSFYQATLRGDIDVTDGIKLTSISSYQHVDVDERLPQGGTPLPYQNILHRGFISSFNQEVRLAGDTGALNWLVGASYEHVKADDNLIYDQTIVSNRQPIPGLPPYLDVGNTLTQRSNTFAAFGNAEYRAGDNLTLRAGMRYTHFRNRGTGCSYETLPSNELGQLFEVLQFLVKGSFIPIAPGQCASLNENFDPAAADLRLREENLSWRVGADYRTDSGTLLYASVSRGYKSGILPIIAASRTSQYDPAGQERLDAFEVGVKAPLFARKVQLNAAAFYYDYTDKQIRGTVLDPVFGKLEREINIPKSRVMGVEAHIIAQPVRGLSASLGATYLDSSVRNSFSAYNSDGILIDARGSQLPFTPKVQIVGNIEYAVDVGPRIQAFIGGDGTYHSADNASLRNDAVPADEFGIKAYTVFDLRAGVQSADDKWRATIFVNNVFNVVRWNTVFRLIDAYHRFQDRPRTIGLSVRYRY; encoded by the coding sequence ATGGCAATCGAACGATATCGGGCATGGCTTGCAGCTACGACTATACTTCCCGTCGGGGTGATGTTCGGCAGCACGGCCTCGGCGCAAGACGCGTCCTCCATGAGCGAGAGTGTGGCAAACGCAGCCGCTGCCGCTACGCAGGACGATCGGGCCGGCGTCAATGACATCATCGTTACCGCCCAAAAGCGCGAACAGTCGATCAACCGCGTCGGCCTGACGATCCAGGCGATGGGCGCCGACGAATTGCAGAACCGCGGCATTCGCGGCGCCGAAGACCTCGTGCGCGCCGTTCCAGGCTTCACCTTCACCCCTTCGCCTTACTCGACGCCGGTCTATACGCTGCGCGGCGTTGGTCTTTATGATTCCGGGCTGGCTTCCTCGCCATCGGTCAGCGTGTATGTCGATGAAGTTCCGCTTGCTTTTCCCGTCATGACCAAGGGCGCGACGCTCGACGTCGAGCGTGTTGAAGTGCTCAAGGGCCCCCAGGGCACGCTGTTCGGGCAAAGCTCCACCGGCGGCGCGGTGAATTACATCGCCGCGAAGCCCACAGACACGCCCGCGGCTGGAGCCTACGCCAGTGTCAATCAGTTTGGCGAAGTCGATATTGAAGCTTTTGCCAGTGGCCCGCTTAGCGAGACATTGCGCGCGCGCATTGCCGTGCGCACGACCAACGGCGGTGCGTGGCAGAAGAGCACGTCGCGCGGGGACAAGCTTGGCGACGCGTCCTTCCTTCAGGGGCGCTTGTTGCTTGACTGGCAACCGGCCGATCGAGTCAAACTGTCACTGAACCTCAATGCCTATCAGGATCGCGGCGATCCCCTCGCGCCGTCGCTGGTCCGCATCGCACCGATGGACCCGGCACTGATCGCGCCGGGGTTCGCAACCTCGCAACCGGCGCGCGGACCGCGCGATGCCGATTGGGCGAAGGGTTTCCCGAACCGTGACAACAGCTTCTATCAGGCGACGCTGCGCGGTGACATCGATGTTACCGACGGTATCAAGCTCACGTCGATTTCCTCCTATCAGCACGTCGATGTCGATGAACGCCTCCCGCAAGGTGGCACGCCGCTCCCCTATCAAAATATCCTTCACCGCGGCTTTATCTCCTCCTTCAACCAGGAGGTTCGCCTTGCCGGCGATACCGGGGCGCTGAACTGGCTCGTCGGTGCAAGCTACGAGCATGTGAAGGCCGACGACAACCTGATCTATGATCAGACGATCGTGTCCAACCGCCAGCCGATCCCCGGCCTGCCTCCCTATCTCGACGTCGGTAACACGCTGACACAGCGCAGCAACACCTTTGCCGCCTTCGGCAATGCCGAATATCGGGCCGGGGACAATCTGACGCTGCGCGCAGGCATGCGCTATACGCACTTTAGAAACCGCGGCACCGGGTGCAGCTATGAAACATTGCCTTCCAACGAATTGGGGCAATTGTTCGAGGTGCTGCAGTTCCTCGTGAAGGGCAGCTTCATTCCGATCGCGCCTGGACAATGCGCCAGTCTGAACGAGAATTTCGATCCCGCCGCAGCCGATCTTCGCCTGCGTGAGGAGAATCTCTCGTGGCGCGTTGGCGCTGATTACCGGACGGACAGCGGCACACTGCTCTACGCGTCGGTGAGCCGCGGCTATAAATCCGGCATCTTGCCAATCATCGCTGCGTCCCGAACGTCGCAATATGACCCCGCCGGCCAGGAGCGGCTCGACGCGTTCGAAGTCGGGGTGAAAGCGCCGCTGTTCGCCCGCAAGGTCCAGCTGAACGCTGCAGCCTTTTATTACGACTATACCGACAAGCAGATCCGCGGGACGGTGCTTGACCCGGTATTCGGCAAGCTCGAACGCGAGATAAACATTCCAAAGTCGCGCGTCATGGGGGTCGAGGCGCATATCATCGCACAGCCCGTGCGCGGCCTGTCGGCCAGCCTCGGGGCCACTTACCTCGACAGCTCGGTGCGCAACAGCTTTTCCGCCTATAATTCGGACGGCATCCTCATCGATGCGCGCGGATCGCAGCTCCCCTTCACGCCAAAGGTGCAGATTGTCGGCAACATCGAATATGCGGTCGACGTGGGGCCCCGGATCCAGGCCTTCATCGGGGGCGACGGTACCTACCACAGTGCGGACAATGCGAGCCTGCGCAACGACGCAGTGCCGGCCGACGAGTTCGGCATCAAGGCATATACGGTGTTCGACCTGCGCGCCGGCGTCCAGTCGGCGGACGACAAGTGGCGTGCGACAATCTTCGTGAACAATGTTTTCAACGTGGTGCGCTGGAACACGGTGTTTCGCCTGATTGATGCCTATCACCGCTTCCAGGACCGCCCGCGCACGATCGGCCTGTCGGTGCGGTATCGCTACTGA